Proteins encoded in a region of the Zea mays cultivar B73 chromosome 2, Zm-B73-REFERENCE-NAM-5.0, whole genome shotgun sequence genome:
- the LOC100037793 gene encoding cytidine deaminase 2 → MDEAQVVESKDGTISVASAFAGYQEAVQDRDHKFLTKAVEEAYRGVDCGDGGPFGAVVVCNDEVVVSCHNMVLKHTDPTAHAEVTAIREACKKLGKIELSDCEIYASCEPCPMCFGAVHLSRIKRLVYGAKAEAAIAIGFDDFIADALRGTGFYQKANLEIKKADGNGALIAEQVFEKTKEKFQMY, encoded by the exons TTGTGGAGTCAAAGGATGGAACCATCTCGGTTGCTTCTGCATTTGCTGGTTATCAGGAAG CTGTGCAAGACAGGGATCACAAATTCTTGACAAAAGCAGTGGAAGAAGCATATCGAGGAGTCGATTGCGGTGACGGAGGTCCATTCGGAGCAGTTGTCGTCTGTAATGACGAAGTAGTAGTCAGCTGCCATAACATGGTTCTGAAGCACACTGACCCTACTGCGCATGCTGAAGTAACTGCAATTAGAGAG GCTTGCAAAAAGCTTGGGAAAATTGAGCTCTCAGACTGCGAAATTTACGCGTCCTGCGAGCCATGCCCAATGTGCTTTGGTGCAGTTCATCTCTCCCGAATCAAG AGGCTGGTTTATGGGGCCAAGGCAGAGGCTGCCATCGCCATTGGATTTGATGACTtcattgcagatgctctgagaggCACTGGGTTCTACCAGAAGGCCAACTTGGAGATCAAGAAAGCTGACGGCAATGGTGCATTGATCGCTGAGCAAGTCTTTGAAAAGACTAAAGAGAAGTTCCAGATGTACTGA